The Gemmatimonadota bacterium sequence CCCACTGTAATCTCAATGGGACCGCCGCGATATCGGCGTTTTTCAGCATTGTGAATACTGCGCCCGCTCGGCGTATAATAGGCTGCTGTCGTCAACTTCAAAGCTTTATCGCCATCACGTCCCAATGGACGCACGGTTTGTACAGAGCCTTTCCCAAATGTTTGTGTGCCCACAATCAAACCCCGATCCCAATCCTGAATTGCCCCTGCGACAATTTCTGATGCACTGGCACTGCGCTCGTCAACCAGGATCACAAGTGGAATATCGGCGGGTAATATGGGGTCGTACCGCGTCTTGTGACTGCGACTCTGTTCTGCAAGGCGACCTCTGGTTGACACCACCAGATGATTGGATGATAAAAACTTATCGACCACATCAACCGCTGCGTTGAGCAAACCGCCCGGATTGCCGCGCAGGTCCAGGATAATCCCCGTAGCACCATTATTGAGCGATTTGATCAGTGCCCGTTGCAACTCCCTACCCGTGCGTTCAGTAAATCGAGAAGAACTGAGCCAGGACATGGAAATATACCCGATATCGGGATCGACTTCGCCCGGAATTTGGACACTTGAAATGTCAATGCGCGCCCGAATAATTGGCTGATCAAATGGTTTCTCCAGGCCTGGTCGTTCAATCTTAATCGTCACGCCAGCACCTGGATCACCTCGCAAGGTACCGACAATTTCGCGCAGATCCTTGTCAAAAGTCGGATCTCCGTCAATGGCGATGATGCGATCTCCTACAACGAGCTTCGAGGTGTCCGCAGGCGTGCCTTCAATAACATTCATCACAACTGGAGGGCCTTCTTCCTTCCCCCGCTTGCTGATCATAATCCCCAGCCCACCAAATTTGCCCTGCGTTTCAATCTGGAGTTGTTTGAGGTCTCTGCTATCAAAAAAGGTGGTATAGGGATCCAGATCCCACAACATGCCGGAAATGGCAGCCTTGCTCAAATCCTCTGCCTTTAGCTCATCGACATACTCGTTGAAGAGCAACTGGTAGGCTTCGTTAATCGCCTCAAAGCCGCGCCCCAATTGTTCATAAGTATCTTCGCCGGTCACCAACCGGGAATCAAGCACAAGATAAACACACAAAACACCAATTAAAGTTGTAAAAATGGCGAATCTTCTTCGGACAAACATGGGGCGCCTCCAGGCGGTGTACAACTGCATCAGCAGTTCATTTTTGATAAACGGCAAATTCACATGAAATCATATCGCGATTATTTCGTCCCCGACATTCGATCGACAACCACCTTTTTAACATCATCAAACACATCGCTTATGGGCTGAGAGCCATCAACTTTGAAAATGCGATCGGGTTCCGATTTATATCCCGCGGCAAAACCCTGTCGAACCCTTTGAAAAAATGCTTCATCTTCCTTCTCAATGCGATCTGCCCCGATTCCCCAACCGCGTTTTCGCGCAGTCTGTAAATCGACATCTAACCAGATCGTGATATCTGGCATCAAACCACCCGTGGCCACATTTTGAATCATTCTCAGGTCATTGAGATTCAAACCGCGACCATAGCCCTGATAAGCCAGTGTAGAATCGACATACCGATCCGAAATCACCACTTTGTCTGCATCCAGCGATGGTCGAATCACTTCGTTGACATGCTGTGCGCGATCTGCTGCAAATAAAAACATCTCGGCAGTTGCATCAATCTCGCCTTGTGGTTTCCAGTCGAGTACCAGGTGGCGAATCTCTCCACCAAGTTGTGTGCTGCCCGGCTCATAAGTAAACACAACTTCGTGATCGCTACTCCGCAGATGATCAACCAGCAATCTGGCCAGGGTACTCGTCCCGCTTTTATCAATGCCTTCAAATGAAATAAAAAAACCAGACATTTGTTCCCAGTTTTTCTACAAAGAAAAAAAGAACCCGGCAATATGCCCCCGGGTTTTATCATCCAGCATTGGACAATCGGTCCCTATGATTTTGTCAGCTTTCGAAAGTGAATTACCCGCTCCATCGCAGTAAAATTTCCCAACAGAGCAATTGCCCAGACCACAACGATCAGACCAATATCCCCAATCAAAGGAACGATCACCCCGCCAGCGCCAATGGCAATAACGCGCTCGGGCCGCTGCATAAATCCAACCTTGCACTCCGCCCCAAGCCCCTCAATGCGCGCGCGCACATAACTCACCATCAAAGATCCTGCCAGTGCAAAAAAGACCGCCGCGCTTGTCCAGAGATCATCCGCCCGTATAAAACTGATCGCAATGCCAAACCAGATGAAAATTTCGGAATATCGGTCAACAGTGGAATCGAGAAGCGCACCAAATTTGGACTCTGTCTTGCCCTTGCGCGCCACCTGCCCGTCGAGAAAATCAAAAACACCCGCGACAAGCACCGTCAACCCCGCCCACATATACAATAATGGTGCCGAAGTAGGCGAGGCAAAGCCGAAGAGCACTGCGGCACCTATATTGAAAACAAACCCGATCATGGTCAACAAATCGGGCGTAAAGCGCTTTTCTACGAGAAATTCTGTAGATGGTCCCAAAATTTCGGCGACATCATCTTTAACTTTTTCAATCACTGTAAACCCACAGAGAGTGAAGTTTTTGGTTGAATTTTCTAATGTTAGAACAAATCCAAATATAGGCCAATTCTGTAGGTGTTGCAAGCGAAATATCCCTTCAAAACAGGTGAAAAAACAGCCTGAACAGCCTGCATTTCAGTGGTGGAAAACCCGAGAGATAATGTGGAAAAGTATGTGGATAACTTTGGGCAAGTCGCATAAATTTAGTACTTTTATTCAATAAAATCAACTACTTAAATTGTTGATAATATTATCCACTTTTCCACATTCAATGCGACACCCCTTTGAGTGTCCATATCTTCTCATCTATCTATCGAAACACATCTATGCGCTTGATCACCACGGGTTTTAGAGGTCGATCCCCCGGCGCAGTTTCGACCATTGCAATATTGTTAACCACATCCATTCCCTTTGTCACTTCTCCAAAAGCAGTATATTGATTGTCCAAATTGGGCGAAGACCCATGCATAATAAAAAATTGTGACCCGGCACCAGCCGACACATCCGAAACGCGAGCCATGGAAAGAATTCCCGGTACATGGTTTGTATCATTAAATTCATGAGGGATATGCACGAGCGGTCCCCCCATCCCATCATCAGACGGATCATCGTCCTTTGAATTGGGATCGCCCCCTTGAATCATGAAATTTCTAATTACGCGATGAAACTTGGTATTATCGTAAAACCCGCTTTCTGCTCTGGTGATAAAAGCCAAACAATGAACAGGTGCTTTTTCGGGATGGAACTTCAATTCGATATCGCCCATATTTGTCGCGATACGCGCCGTCACACCCCGAATCTGATTTACCAGAAATAGCATTCGGCCGCCGATCTCACCGGCTCGCTTAATCTGGTTTTGCGCCTTGCTCAAGGAGCTTTTCAACGACCGATTCTCATTGTTCAACTTCTCATTGGCTTGTTTTAAATCTTCCATTCCGCTACCTCCACAGCTCGCTATCGAGAGACATAATCCCAAAAAAACAAATCGTTTCATAGACATTTCTCCTTACAAAAATAATACCCCCCAAATCTCCCTTGACAGTGGTTCTTCTCCACGCTTTATTGTTCGCGCTATGATGATACAGGCGCAACACAACGCCGGTCAATCTCATTGCGCCTATCGCGGGGCTGAAACACCGCCGCGCAGAACAACATAAACCTCCACATTCCCAAGGACAACATCATTATGCGACTCGTTACATTTACGCACCGGGGACAGTGTCGGCTCGGTGCCCGATCAGGCGATTCAATCATTGACCTCAGTGCTGCCGATCCCTCAATTCCATCCACCATGAAAGAATTTCTCGAAGCGGGCGATAATGCCATTTCCAGGGCTCAAGCAGCGATTGATAGAGGAACGCATGCTATTTCAGCAAACGATGTCACCATTCAGGCGCCCATCGACAATCCAGAAAAAATCATTTGCATAGGTCTCAACTACGCCGATCATGCC is a genomic window containing:
- a CDS encoding S41 family peptidase — translated: MPFIKNELLMQLYTAWRRPMFVRRRFAIFTTLIGVLCVYLVLDSRLVTGEDTYEQLGRGFEAINEAYQLLFNEYVDELKAEDLSKAAISGMLWDLDPYTTFFDSRDLKQLQIETQGKFGGLGIMISKRGKEEGPPVVMNVIEGTPADTSKLVVGDRIIAIDGDPTFDKDLREIVGTLRGDPGAGVTIKIERPGLEKPFDQPIIRARIDISSVQIPGEVDPDIGYISMSWLSSSRFTERTGRELQRALIKSLNNGATGIILDLRGNPGGLLNAAVDVVDKFLSSNHLVVSTRGRLAEQSRSHKTRYDPILPADIPLVILVDERSASASEIVAGAIQDWDRGLIVGTQTFGKGSVQTVRPLGRDGDKALKLTTAAYYTPSGRSIHNAEKRRYRGGPIEITVGTSTKVSAYELFGIIGQAERRDDVIIELEERFGLEKDLAEEVLGMRLEGLLGLASSEHNGPEDIDPEKVFTTRVNKRKVYGGGGIKPDVVVQQERRPRLVLALLRAGLIFDFAVDFATTQAFPSRFEDYTLPEDIVDQFWTFMADSTNSGGFSYQTDTEIKVQEIKEALIENDVFTDDTITSLTQLSQAAEREREADYDKARPYIRLEIERALANRVWGTNGKILATLKGDKQFQEAVRLLKDRAVYAQKLALVKE
- the tmk gene encoding dTMP kinase, which translates into the protein MSGFFISFEGIDKSGTSTLARLLVDHLRSSDHEVVFTYEPGSTQLGGEIRHLVLDWKPQGEIDATAEMFLFAADRAQHVNEVIRPSLDADKVVISDRYVDSTLAYQGYGRGLNLNDLRMIQNVATGGLMPDITIWLDVDLQTARKRGWGIGADRIEKEDEAFFQRVRQGFAAGYKSEPDRIFKVDGSQPISDVFDDVKKVVVDRMSGTK
- a CDS encoding CDP-alcohol phosphatidyltransferase family protein is translated as MIEKVKDDVAEILGPSTEFLVEKRFTPDLLTMIGFVFNIGAAVLFGFASPTSAPLLYMWAGLTVLVAGVFDFLDGQVARKGKTESKFGALLDSTVDRYSEIFIWFGIAISFIRADDLWTSAAVFFALAGSLMVSYVRARIEGLGAECKVGFMQRPERVIAIGAGGVIVPLIGDIGLIVVVWAIALLGNFTAMERVIHFRKLTKS
- a CDS encoding peptidylprolyl isomerase → MEDLKQANEKLNNENRSLKSSLSKAQNQIKRAGEIGGRMLFLVNQIRGVTARIATNMGDIELKFHPEKAPVHCLAFITRAESGFYDNTKFHRVIRNFMIQGGDPNSKDDDPSDDGMGGPLVHIPHEFNDTNHVPGILSMARVSDVSAGAGSQFFIMHGSSPNLDNQYTAFGEVTKGMDVVNNIAMVETAPGDRPLKPVVIKRIDVFR